Sequence from the Ooceraea biroi isolate clonal line C1 chromosome 2, Obir_v5.4, whole genome shotgun sequence genome:
TATGAAGCGGAGTGGTGAAAGAATTTGATGGCTAGATGACTGATGAAGATAACAAAAAATCGCGTTCATgagatatttctttctcttcaatctctccttttctcttcgaACAGGCAATTAAGTCAGATTTTTAGTAACTCGCgttattttctgaattttttatgtgcaaatttgaaatttatatttctatacaaTTTCAGCGCTGCTTGCTCAACAAACAATGATTAATCATTCAATTATGGAATTgaattctttctttcgttGAATCCTTGAATACAAccttgcattaattaattcggaTCATAAAACAGGTGAATTGCGTGAGATCTTAACGTGCGAATTAGGTtttgtgataataattttgGGTTGCGAAGTTACACGTTCTTTTTCTATTGTAAATCTTAATTGTAATCTCTCTTGGCCCGCTATTTCTGAGTTTCTCTTTGAAAGTCTCTTGAAAGCTAAGGAATCTGACAGATCACTCACCATACCACTTACGTAACAAAAAGAGTGACCATACCACTTACGAGTTAATCTTGCCTTCTCAATTACGACTTGAGATCCGCTATCATTGTCATTATTGATTCATTTGTCATTGGCGTTCTTGATCTAACAATCATTAAGAAAATCAAGATGTACATATATCATACGCGCGATTAAATCATAACGTATAACGCGATAAATCGTAATTACTAATAGgcgatattaataacaatgtaACCATCTTGCGAGCCTTTATGCAAATGAAGAAGtgtatgcgtatgtgtgtatctCCTTATATAAATCGTGGAAACCGGTCGATTTCTCGTAGTAGTCGACGCGAAGAAAGGAGAAACACCATAAATGCGTCTCGAATTGCCCGAGGTAAATGATGTCGTCAGATTATTAGACTTGCTCGGTATCGCCTTTCAATTTGATCGTTTAAAATGCATCTCGCGTGGAACCGATCTCTCGCGTACagactattatattttcatactcAAAAATAGCAACAACAAAATAAGAACTCTGATGGATATACGATCATCAGATATACGGTTATCTGATGTTTCTTaacgtataattatttcttctatttccaTTTCTTCCTTACTTCTTCCGGTCTctgatgtaaatataataaacaggGTAAGAGAACTACCCGCTCGTGGCACtgcaatttgcaattattattacataataatcgATGTTGTAGGTTCGAAAGATTTCACATGTTCGAACAAGTGAACTTAATGAGTGCAAAAGATCTGCGCATTTAGCACGGCGATGATAATCACATAGAAGGTAGAAAAAGCAGTGCAATCgtcttgatatctctctacgCGTTACACACATTTGACTAAAAGCCAAGTAAAAGTTGAAACTGAAAGTAAGACAGTTACACTCAGCCGATTACATTGACAGTTGTTTTGATAGAGGCATGGATAATTGCGAAATTGACGTAAGTTGACACGTGtgtctttaaaaattttcaaaccGAAACAATTAcgttataagaaaaaataaattttatgcatCTTCACTTCTCTTATCACAAAAAGATATCTATGtgtaaaattcaatatttgtgATTCCTAATATTATCGCCTTATAAATTCTCATTATTGTTCAAGGAATAAAAAGCaatcgtaataaaaataatatctttttggCACTAAAAGAACAATATCTAATTGGATTGGACaaaaatatctctcttttaaatatgatttaaatttatataaaaaatagaaaaacagCAAGTGAGTCCGCAAGTCTACAGTGACGAGCACAGTCCGATTGGACATTAATTaagaagaattaataaattggaAATTATTGAGTTTTGACAAATTCAATCGGGTGTTTAAGATTCGCGCGTAATATCGTTGCGACttgtaattattaactttGACGTAcgtttaatatttgattttttacTTCGCCGCTTCTGTATCCCATAATTTTCGTGTTAGATCACTGTTATTGGTGCTCGAGTAGTTGCTCGAGCAACCGGAACACGGAGCGGTCCCCTCTTATGCTCAAACTGACGTTAACCGTTGTCCAAACGGTGCGcaacataaaaaaaagcgTTTATATGCGAAAACGAACGAAGATACGTGACACAAGAAACTTGTCAGCAAGAATTCCCAGGATAGAAGCGAAAGAATTAAAGGGCATTTTCAAAACTGGTTTCTTGCGGACGTGACTGTCCGTATGCGATCGACCGTATGTAATCGATACGGCGACGATGATATAATCATTAAAACTTGATCAATTCGTCTTataagttataattaattaattcgtcaGGTTCTTACGATAAacgcataaataaaaatgtttattaaaatattttatttttattaaaataatatatttaaatatactacaaatatatgtatagaatttatttatttcttttctttttctttctaaaaaagaagttgagatagtttaattattcaggcataaattatgcaatttttttatcgatcaAGATTTATCAatcaagaattattataatttacttcagcttttctataaatatatacgtttGACATTCACTTGACATATGTAACGCTTAACATCTGCAAAAGTTATCTAAGTACTTGTTAAGTACTCGCAGATAtgtttaattttgtaaaattataaatttttaatttatattatatattaaaatgcaacaaaaaattattggataaattaatatttgagaagagagaaaaaaggaaaataaaagaatacaaacaaaattataataaatttgactACTGTTTGTCGAAATAAAAGAGGAATAGTGCATTGGTAACTCAAACgacgaaaaatgaaaaaaaacgtGCTATGTAATGTAACGTTTAAATACTGCTTTTTCAACTCGCGACTTTTAATCGGAGAATTTTTCCGAGTTTTCATCATCTGATTGTCAACCACTTTCCGTCGATAtaaatcttcaaatttcaaaatCAGATCAAATGTAAAAACTAAGAAAGCGAAAGGAACTCTATCGCATCGAATACAAACcaatgcaatatttaaataaaaaaaacgacgtgaaattttgtattaatcaCGAAACGTCGACTTACTCACGCCGCTCTGCCAGGAGACCTTTCAACCCCTTCAACCCCTGCACTCTCGCACACCCGTAAACGCAGAAGGGCGACGTGGAGAACGCGCGGAGGTTCTTGGGGGCTCAAGACGCTGTATGACGAACGAATTACGACTGGAAAAACGCGCGTCGCGGATCCGCTGCGACGGTCGAGCGGCCTGGACGTGTCTCGCGTGTCGATCAGCCGATCAGTTTGATCGATTTTCACTTACCTGATAGGATGACGCCGAGGGACGATTGGCGACGAGGATGGTAGGGTTCTCGAAGCTCAACGATGACGATTAAAATGATCAGACGGACGTTTCGCGCTGGTGGTCGACCAAGTGAGCAACCTGGACGTGGACGTGGACACCGGCAGGTATCGGCGCGTGCTTATAACTTTCTCCTCGCGCGCGGGTACGGATCCGTCGATCTTCTTTTCTGCCCCGCCGACTTTTCACGAGTAAAACGGACCGCATTTTGTCGGTCCGGTTGAGCCGCCGGTCTTGGCTCTTCCCACCTCCTCGTTGGTGCCCCTTCCTCGACGGCGCCTCTCCTGACGTCGCTCTCCTCGCGTACGTGCACCTCCCTTGCCACTTATGTCATCTTCGATTCATCAGTCTATTCATCGAACGTCCTTCAATTTCATTCCTCGAACGGTTGGTCCAGCTGGTCTTGTAGAGATGAACAGGAATTCCCAGAGTTGTCGAGGAACGCTGGGGGTGGAGGGTAGTGCACGAGTATCCTGCACAGGCGACTTCCTCGATAATCCTCGAGGgggtgaataaaataatatttttcttcgtccTTCATAACATTTTCTTCAGAGATTTTTGCGATGAATAATAGAACATGTGGCGTAGAATAGTCGGAGTTAATTTGTCTTCAACGCGGAAAAACCATATTTACCTTCGAGACACGGAGACGACATTTGAATAATTCACGTATTTAAAGTTCAGCCCCTGCAAGACGCACATGTGTCGATGTGCGGGTAAAACTGAAATACTTCTAAAATGACTTTTCGACATAAAACGAGTTTATTGTCGTGGAACGAGAGCGATCCCTCGACGGTCGATTGTTAAATTCACGCAGGTGTATTTAGAGGCCGATTACTTTCGAAACCGTTTCTGTCGTTAAAAGTTCTCGCGTGCGCATGGTAACGTTCAAATTCGTTCTTACATCTTCGAAGTAAAAGAACGAGATCTTTTTGCAACTGACAGGAATCACATGTAACATAACGGAAATGTAACGTGAAGGTTCCCGCAAGGTTCCACCGTTGCGACTATTATCGCACTATGTATTGTAAAGGTTTCATTGAGGTAATATTATCTGATCCTTGATCAGTTTGATCCGGCCTtgatctaatatttttttgacaTCAACGATATGTGAGATCCATGATTTCTCAATgagaaattatgaaattatgagAATAGCATTGAGCTCCGGTTTTCCGGCTTTGTAGAACATAAATTTGTTGTAGTGATCATTATCAGGATCGTTCTAATTGCACCGACGTAGATCCAGCGTGATTTCTCCGGCATGATTTATTCTCTTGTATGTCACAAAGAGAAGAAGCAATTGCACGGCTATTGGTTGTGCCTGGTACCGAATATTTTGACTGATCGCGGTTAATCGAACAAGTGACGGGGATTAGAGTAAAAAAGTTTTCATCTGATCAAGAGTGGTGAACCACAACTGGGTGACCTAAATAGTGAAGCCGAATTACCTGCGGGTTCTCGGTAGACCAGTTTCGAAAAGATATTGACACACGGTCGCAATAGAGCAAGGAGATCAAAATGgaacatgaaaaaatatctattacaTGCTCGCAATTACATTAACATAATGTTacgtaatgtaaaaaaatgttttgcacTTTTGTGCATGTTCGTTTTTTCATGTTTTCAGACTCTCGACGTCCGAGTGACCGCAATTCTTTTTAACCGTTTTATAAACTCTTTACGTCATGTGCTCCTTTCATGTCATCTCGTATCGTATTATCCTTAAAAAATCACGAGAAAGATGCGCAAAGAAACAGATTTTCGCAGATTTTTACTGAACATGGCGCGTGATATTTTGATTTCTGCAAAAATCAAACCGCGAACGTTACATGATAAGATGCAAGTAAGCGCAATACTGACACATATATTTTGACCTCATAATGCAAAAAACTAGTACATACagaagttaaataaaaaaaatacaagtattaattatataacgtGGAAAAGAGTTATTGAATATGATAATGTAAATGATAATGTAAATTCTCTGAtcgttgtaatatttatatataaaaaaaattcatatttcttgTGATACTAGGTATCCATGAGAAATGATTTCGATGTGCATTCCTACATGTCATTCATGCGTTCACAAAACCTCGAGTGacgtaataatttctttcatcgtCCCTACAtaccttttattttttaattcattttttaaagatagaTTTATTAGCGCAATTCGACGTATACACGCGTATACAGCGTCTATCAttattgtttttctcttttctgatTGTTATCGCAAATCCACCGATCGGATGATCGACGGCGATCGGTATTATTCGctcgtataatttatttcacacgGAAATAATCCAGCGTGAACTGTGGTCCATAGTTCGATACCTAATACGTGTATCTTACGTCCGACTCGAATACTTCGAAtagcttttatttatatagctGATAATACTGTGATCGTCACTTTCACGACGGGCGTGCATGCATGAGTGAGTATTCTCGTTATGTGGCATTCTTCGCCTGATGGATAGTGACGCGACGTTTcggtaaataatatttactaaATATGCAGTGGGAGTCTtattttttcctcctttttttcttccagaCTGAGATCTCCGAGAGATCGTCGGTCAAAATGCCGTTTCATTTCTCCATAATTACAAGGAcacttaaatatttaaagcaaGGCACGTTGTGGTAGTACCGAGAAAATCGCTGCACGCCGCGCCTTTCCCGCGATCGCGATTGCCGTCCCGGAAGCGGCTCCTTGACAATCGTTGCTCGCGATTACCGGTGTGCAAAGAGAATAACAGACTTagatacgtatgtatgtacagtcGTAGACAACGTGTGTATTCTATTGATTATAAGGTTTAGCACGCTATACCTTTCTAATTCAATGCACATATAACTGTTTTTGCCTTAAACGACGAGCGAGTTTGCTTCAGTGTATATCGATTTCTTTTAGACCtacttttcccttttttctccGCCAAATCAACCTCGCAGGATgcaatgaaaattgaattctGGATGGTGTCGCTGCTTCGACACTTCTGTCAATAATTTGTGAATCGCGTTTTTTCATAGTGCCGCTCGCTATTTGTTACTTCActtaggtatatatatatattttatatatatacagggtgtcccgggttttaaccgacaaactgcgggagcatattctactagtggaaataagaaaaaattcttatatcgagtttgcttagaaatgctttattacaaagttataaaccaatattgaaaagaaatatcagataagtaacaacggattttttcacaaaaataaaaattatctacgcaatgatttagtgacgcatttcaaaatgttgtccttgcacatcgatacaagctagacatcgacgtagtacagaatttgttacggtacgacattcctgaaaattttcttgcatctcagtaactgaattagtaattcgttgctttaaatctatctggtactctcctgttaggaaatctacgttgatactctcgtacggcagctcgtgcatttccgtcacagaatccgtacacgaaatgagtatcggtgtattcctcatttgaaaacacttttggcattctgatagtaattgctagttgacacgacgattgaaatctaacagccactgttgtgaaagtaacaatcatactgaatcgtttcaacatagtgaacatgaatacatgtgaatacacataacataaacatcttcgaccttccaaattctacattatgttccgttgttacttatctcatatttcatttcaatattggtttataactttgtaataaagcatttctaagcaaactcgatataagaattttttcttatttccactagtagaatatgctcccgcagtttgtcggttaaaacccgggacaccctgtatatatatatatatatatatatatatcatttaattaaatatagctTTTTCCGACATCATGTGTTATCGCATGAATACTGAGTGTTCTCACAGTAATCAAATAGTAAAATGACGTCAGAAGGCGACTCAATGATGTCTATAGACAAAAAGTAAAAGACATCGTCAAGTcgtcttatttaatatctcgaatattatttttataccaaaaattctttttttgagTTTCAATTATTCGCTAttctctgttttttatttcgttcttTTCAGGTGTGTGCAATCGTGCACATAAATGCAGTTAATGCTACACGTATAATCGCGCAGATGTGACATTGTGGTAGCTTCTCTGCATCCAAGAagccctatatatatatatatgtatatatatatatatacacattttcttaatacaaagttttacgtttgaattttgctaaaaatatCCGCACGGACTTTTCGATCAATATgtgtatttgtacatatatatcctTAACACTGTATTAAAACTTCGTTTATAATTCTCtatcactaataattaatcattaatcaggtctcatttttacatatattaataaagtgaTGCAATACAAGTAAAAATGCTTGGGAAAGGTCGCATGGAAGAACACAGAATCGATGTATTTCTCAAGTGTGATGATTAATATATCGCGCCTGCCGCTAGGACAATTCTCGTAAGGCACGTTTTTCCCCTTCTTCGTTTAAGCGATATGTCTGTCAGGCACGCAATTGTGTCTGCTATCTGTGCAAACGCAAGCGCGATATCGGGTAAATGGCGGCTGTAAGATAAAGAGATCGGCGTGAGGAAAGTGATATCTGCTCTTTCGATTCGATCGGCACGATTTCTAGATATCTCTGAAAGAAACAAAGAGTcccagaaagagagaaagagagattcaggtgaaagagaaaatttgaaagaaaGGGACACCTAGTTGCAAGCAAATatcagtaaaattattataacattagaTAGTAAATGTGTAAAACTGGACtcttcgttcgctcgctttttctcttctcgactgtatttattacttttcaaTTACTTCACGATTGGTAAGATAATGATgatacttaaaaaaatacttatataaaagatgtaacattaatttctatattattatacgtcGCAACCAAGCTGGCACTGTAATAGCTGGTTTTTGCGTCGTAAAATTTGCATCTCGCAGTTGAATGAGATCAATAAAAGAGCTCCATACGTCGCGCGTGTCgctatgtaatataatgtataaatcgCAGGCAGAGATAgcataacatatatatatatatatatatatatatatatatataacagttaataaattCAGATCCACGTGTTAGTATTACAATGATCCATTGTTTGCACGTAAACTTGTTTACGAAAAACAAGCTTagaaaatatctataaaaattattcacgaGTGGACGAAGGAGCGGGTTACTGCAAGTATACACCGGAAAATATATACGCGATAAAGGAACGCATGAAGAAACGAACGTTCCACCTGCAGAAACTGATGAATCGAGAGATAAAATCGAGATAAACCTTTCTCGATTGTAAATCGAGCACGTTAAATTCGTGCAGAATTAGACGTACATGATCGTTACGCAGTTACGCGCTgcaaatcaattaatttacacGTATACGTAAGGCTCGTAAGAGGCATGCTGATACGAATTCCTCGGTAAACTCCACGATTTTTCGGAACTTCTCGTCTCGCTTACGTTTAGCGGAAAGGAATAATTGGAATACCAGTCACGGTGAAAGACGTCTTCCAGCTGTTGCCTTACGCTGTCCCCGTTCTGCTGCCTGACGGTCTCGAAGACGGTGCCGATTCCTGGAAcacagttttttttattattcatattacgCGTCTTTGcaaagaaaacatttataatattttatttcgtttaaaatTTAGGAAAAAGGACACGCTGAAAAATCGTGTTACCAATTAGCGATTTTATTCTTGTAAACAGTGACCTTTCTCGCAATGACGAACTTACCAGCCGTATCGATGAAGTAATCGCCCGACCAATTGCTCGTGCCGATATAGGCCGCCACGTCGGTGACCATGTATTTGTTGTGGTTCACTCTCGTGTACGGTATCTTGTCCAGGTACGGAATGGTGGGCACGATAAATCTCCTCTGTAAGTATTCGACGAGTGGTCGCTATCAATCAAACGCACCAGATCGAAATGGGAAATTCAACGGCACAGCGAAGATACCCACCACTTCGATATTAACATTGGCATAGCTGCGCGTCAGATCTTGTAGCGATTTGAGGAAATATGATTCGGATGGCCTCGAATGTTTCCACCAAGAGATCAACAGGCGGATATCTATCTTGCGCTCGATCGCCGCCGCCCTCAGAGCGTTGTCTATTATTGGCCAGTACCTGCGGGTATAGATACGAAACTGCCATCAGAAATTGCGgaagaaacgaagaaaataatatattaaatagcatgtgcaatattaaatattcgcaacgtttattaacatttaagtatattattattataacacttGAACCAAAAAGTTAcaattcttaaaaaaaaaattcgaaggGATACTCCGATCGATTTATAACCTGCCGATcgataaacttttattattctttaaataatttctgataCATACTTTACTTGTGCAGTATATATCGTCAGCGGGAAATAATCCATCACGGAGATGTAGATAAACTTTTCCGCCTTGGCGATGCAGTGCAGGATCGCGTCAAGGTCGTTGCTCCTACCTTTCGGCGAGAACGGTGGAGGTGAACTCTGTAACACGTACAGCAATGTTTTTCCCCCTAagattgatttttctcgacaGCAATCATTCTAATGCGACACAAGTCGCGTCTAGTCTCGGATTATACTTACtgcgataaataatttgtacttattatccatatatgtaaaattcatAGGATTATCTATGTTTATCTTTGTGCTTAGGGAATCTGGCCACGTGGAAGGCACTTTACCGTCTTCGCCCAACTTCCAGTACACCTGCGACATAAAGAGACCGATCTGATAATCCGACCGACGTAAATCGGTGTTACTAAAATgcattcaaatttacacgtattaaacgtaattatttattttacgacgTAATTAAAAAACGTAATTACGACGTACGAGTTTTACAAATGTGTATTATCGCTTACGTCGAATATCTTGGCGTAATCTTTTGCTAAACAGGAACAGTTTAAAGCTACTAAACCGAGCTCCTTCACTTGCGACAGAGACCTCCAGTCCATGTTCGCCGAGCCGACGTACACGTGGGTACGATCGATGAGCCACAGTTTCGTGTGGAGCACCCCGCCGCCAAGCAGACCAGCGAAATTTAAACTCTTCACCTGAATTCGGGCAAGAATACACGTTCATAGTTACACGAGATCAAAggaatataagataaaaaaaataaaataaaagaaatatagatAAAACATATCGTCGAAtttgaataaatgaataaaaagtaatcgatcgaatttaaataaatgaataaaaagtaattctaataaataaaacaagaaatgtTACATGTTGCAtgtattacttatttttatgtaaaaaaaacttattaatgGATAATCATCAATGTGTGATCAAtcgaataaaaacaatttgaaataactttaaaataaaaattgtgcggcaatgaaaaaaacgaaattaatcgTCATATCAAAATCGATATTAAATGGAACGAACTATTACCTGCGCGTTAGCCTTTTTCGCCAAGATTTGCGTGTCGACGTTCGGGGACAAGCGTGAAGGAAGATTCTGCGCGATTTTCAGCGTAATTTGCCTGTCTCTTCCGGCTTCCAGGAGCGATTGGAACACCTGTTCACCCTGCCGATGAAATTGCTCCGTCATTAAGTATTATTAAGGCGAGCGGTACCAACACAGACCATCTACGATCTACTAGAAGTGGCACATGAACTACTTGCCTGCTTAGCGCTGTCATCAGGAAACACATCTTCTCTCTTCATCGTCCAGTAAAGCGACGCGATCTCAATGGTGTCTTGAGCCATCCCGATAAGATCCATCCAGGAATCGTAGATGCTCTCGTGCCGCGCCGTGCTATTGTTATAATTCATGCCCACCGGTATGGTCTCCACTAGGAACACGCTGCAACGATCCATGCATGTCGATTCCGCATCGAACGCAGTGGCGTTCAACGCATATTTGTCCGCCGCGTGGTCGAGGAGCGGCAACAGCACCACCAAGACGATCAAGATCAGAATGATCGTTATTGGTATGCAACTAGGTCTGCACCAACTCTGCGCACCCCACCTTCGATAGAAATAGCATTTATCATGATCCCGATGTCTCATAAAATCTTTCGGATATCTGattagtaaatatatataaatataagcgCACAAACGCAATTTTCAATGCTCAATCTTTGCTAATTTTATACTTATTCTATGCTTcctaaaagaatattaaaaaaacagtaaaaatgataaaaatctaTTCTGAGATAATAATCCatcgaaaaatttttatactttatacttTAGATTtcgttaaataaagaaaatatataattacttttctttggagtattatttttagcataaccgttaaattatattatttccacATGATTGGAAAGTCATAACAAATGCATTAGCTTGCATTTTCGTACTTAAAAACTGATTCGCATTACTGTTTAAATGCCGTTATCATAAATCGCGAGAAACAGTTTTTAGACCGGTATCTTGCTTCGAAATGTATTTGATACGTACTTTGCATTCGCAAGAGGATCATCCATGTCGTGTCTCAACATAAATCCAGACTGGTCCCATAACTCTAGATCGTCGTCGCCACCCGGAGAGTTCACGTCAAGCCGTGCGTTCTCGGACACAGTCTGCAACAACGAGTGTCGCGTGATTTTATCGTTCTCTTGTCGACAAAGCTTGTCGACGAAGCCACTTCGCAACGCATGTTTCCAATATACATGACGATTATCCGATTTGGTGTAAAGAGAGCTTCGCTCGATTGATTCTAGCACCATTTCTGTGTCAAGTCCTCGATTAAAAATGACCGCAAGCATTTAGATTACATCTTGTTAATATGATAAGAAGCGCGCGCGGACTTTGTCATCAGCGCGTGACGAGAAAATCGATCCGCTCGTGATTCACTGGGGAAACGTACGAAACCCGATACCAGCTTAATCAGAGTTTCTTCCGCCAATGAAGCAAACGTCAGCaaagaacgagagaagaatttttattttacgagtaCAACGTATCATGCTTCTTCTCCAAGCATGTAAAAGACTAGTTTGTAAGTAGTATAGTTTAAGGATAATACGATACGAGATGACATGAAAGGGGCATAACGTAATcttgaaaattctctttttactGGAATATTTCTCCTAGGAACGTATGAAAAGGTAAGGCAgcctataaataataaagaaaaagattgcAAAGGATAGAAAAACAGATCGATAAGCAGAATCGGGTTTGAGTAAAaagttgttaataaaataggtTGAATAAGCTATGAGAGTTTGATATACTTATGTCGAACTCGAACTCTTTACATGACGTGAATTTTCTATGAACGGTAGGGCTTAATCCAATAACAAGCGAATTTACCGATAATTTGTGCTTAAGTCGTGGCGCTCTGTTCTTGCGGTGCGGCAGCAACACCACCACGTCCTGATCCTTTCCCTGAGGTCCCGCGTATGTTTTAGCGGTGGTCGGCCCtttcgtcgacgacgatgttgTCGGAACAGCAGAGCCGCCGGCCACAGAGTACTTCGAGTACGCGATGTTGTTCACATTATTATTACCTCCATAAGAAACGTTGTGCGTATTATTTACCTGAAGAAAAGAACGTTTTTATTATCGTgtgtatgaaaatattaaaaaatcacaTCATTTACGTTAACATCAAAGTATTGttgattttcgaattttgcaacagaaaataaataaagtgctTGTAAAAGTTTTAAAGAACGCGAATGTACAT
This genomic interval carries:
- the LOC105276788 gene encoding phospholipase D3 isoform X1; this translates as MSFFGRRMGGGGGGSEHTGRNLQDGLFQIASQACHILVQVNNTHNVSYGGNNNVNNIAYSKYSVAGGSAVPTTSSSTKGPTTAKTYAGPQGKDQDVVVLLPHRKNRAPRLKHKLSTVSENARLDVNSPGGDDDLELWDQSGFMLRHDMDDPLANAKWGAQSWCRPSCIPITIILILIVLVVLLPLLDHAADKYALNATAFDAESTCMDRCSVFLVETIPVGMNYNNSTARHESIYDSWMDLIGMAQDTIEIASLYWTMKREDVFPDDSAKQGEQVFQSLLEAGRDRQITLKIAQNLPSRLSPNVDTQILAKKANAQVKSLNFAGLLGGGVLHTKLWLIDRTHVYVGSANMDWRSLSQVKELGLVALNCSCLAKDYAKIFDVYWKLGEDGKVPSTWPDSLSTKINIDNPMNFTYMDNKYKLFIASSPPPFSPKGRSNDLDAILHCIAKAEKFIYISVMDYFPLTIYTAQVKYWPIIDNALRAAAIERKIDIRLLISWWKHSRPSESYFLKSLQDLTRSYANVNIEVRRFIVPTIPYLDKIPYTRVNHNKYMVTDVAAYIGTSNWSGDYFIDTAGIGTVFETVRQQNGDSVRQQLEDVFHRDCRHLPDIALAFAQIADTIACLTDISLKRRRGKTCLTRIVLAAGAIY
- the LOC105276788 gene encoding phospholipase D3 isoform X2, producing the protein MSFFGRRMGGGGGGSEHTGRNLQDGLFQIASQACHILVQVNNTHNVSYGGNNNVNNIAYSKYSVAGGSAVPTTSSSTKGPTTAKTYAGPQGKDQDVVVLLPHRKNRAPRLKHKLSTVSENARLDVNSPGGDDDLELWDQSGFMLRHDMDDPLANAKWGAQSWCRPSCIPITIILILIVLVVLLPLLDHAADKYALNATAFDAESTCMDRCSVFLVETIPVGMNYNNSTARHESIYDSWMDLIGMAQDTIEIASLYWTMKREDVFPDDSAKQGEQVFQSLLEAGRDRQITLKIAQNLPSRLSPNVDTQILAKKANAQVKSLNFAGLLGGGVLHTKLWLIDRTHVYVGSANMDWRSLSQVKELGLVALNCSCLAKDYAKIFDVYWKLGEDGKVPSTWPDSLSTKINIDNPMNFTYMDNKYKLFIASSPPPFSPKGRSNDLDAILHCIAKAEKFIYISVMDYFPLTIYTAQVKYWPIIDNALRAAAIERKIDIRLLISWWKHSRPSESYFLKSLQDLTRSYANVNIEVRRFIVPTIPYLDKIPYTRVNHNKYMVTDVAAYIGTSNWSGDYFIDTAGIGTVFETVRQQNGDSVRQQLEDVFHRDWYSNYSFPLNPPFTRYRACVCTDSRHNCVPDRHIA